The Mytilus galloprovincialis chromosome 2, xbMytGall1.hap1.1, whole genome shotgun sequence genome has a window encoding:
- the LOC143064857 gene encoding uncharacterized protein LOC143064857 isoform X2 produces MEDATMIDVLDNQANVEILQDLILGQVEVQECQELLDSSLFLPVEHIEGSLTMLTDPPNSSVNDFMGDLAYDHDDANKNDMTESQTIPTDHPNSSVETDANNNDIDSMQDQHKEESAEEYSSETDFLQTPKRIRSNSSGKFEMKLSGTPTQLLRRKRDRERKQLNKGLSLFDKMAKFANANEEDTTYFVMFKKGQEVHFCGSKEYVAKFKNNEALNEFSEAMIETREEPLLRKINIAAAKKKAVKPSPSKGNGNMSFLPGLNLQLHQKEVLKATTPTGQEESIAINQDTIVNLKSRIFVRQRRKNPNDRCKEMVENNIENEMPTKKGKGRGRGRGRAK; encoded by the exons ttttagaTAACCAGGCTAATGTTGAAATATTACAAGATCTAATATTAGGGCAAGTTGAGGTCCAGGAATGCCAAGAGCTGCTTGACTCCAGTTTATTCTTGCCAGTAGAGCATATTGAAG GGTCCCTGACCATGCTGACTGACCCTCCCAATTCAAGTGTTAATGACTTCATGGGTGATTTGgcttatgatcatgatgatgccAATAAAAATGATATGACAG AATCACAGACCATTCCTACTGATCATCCTAATTCTAGTGTTGAAACTGATGCCAACAATAATGATATTGATAGTATGCAAG ATCAACATAAAGAAGAGTCTGCAGAAGAGTACAGTTCTGAAACAGATTTCCTACAAACTCCAA agagAATTCGCAGCAATTCTTCGGGCAAATTTGAAATGAAGCTGTCTGGTACCCCAACACAGCTGTTGAGAAGAAAAAGGGACCGGGAAAGGAAGCAGCTGAACAAAGGGCTTTCTTTGTTTGATAAGATGGCCAAATTTGCCAATGCAAACGAAGAAGATACAACTTATTTTGTCATGTTCAAGAAGGGGCAGGAGGTTCATTTTTGTGGATCTAAAGAGTACGTAGCAAAGTTTAAAAACAATGAAGCTCTGAATGAATTTAGTGAGGCAATGATTGAGACAAGAGAGGAGCCTCTGCTGAGGAAAATAAACATAGCTGCGGCAAAAAAAAAAGCTGTCAAACCCTCTCCCTCAAAAGGAAATGGAAATATGTCATTCCTTCCTGGATTAAatctacagttacaccaaaaagaGGTTTTAAAAGCAACAACACCCACTGGACAAGAAGAATCAATTGCAATTAACCAAGACACAATTGTTAATCTAAAGTCAAGAATTTTTGTACGACAGAGGAGGAAAAACCCTAATGACAGATGCAAAGAAATGGTagaaaacaacattgaaaatgaaatgccCACTAAAAAGGGAAAAGGTAGGGGAAGGGGAAGGGGAAGGgctaaataa
- the LOC143064857 gene encoding uncharacterized protein LOC143064857 isoform X1, giving the protein MILIYWKIVIMMVLIVKQIIEHVHCEKLVLDNQANVEILQDLILGQVEVQECQELLDSSLFLPVEHIEGSLTMLTDPPNSSVNDFMGDLAYDHDDANKNDMTESQTIPTDHPNSSVETDANNNDIDSMQDQHKEESAEEYSSETDFLQTPKRIRSNSSGKFEMKLSGTPTQLLRRKRDRERKQLNKGLSLFDKMAKFANANEEDTTYFVMFKKGQEVHFCGSKEYVAKFKNNEALNEFSEAMIETREEPLLRKINIAAAKKKAVKPSPSKGNGNMSFLPGLNLQLHQKEVLKATTPTGQEESIAINQDTIVNLKSRIFVRQRRKNPNDRCKEMVENNIENEMPTKKGKGRGRGRGRAK; this is encoded by the exons ATGATATTGATATATTGGAAGATTGTGATCATGATGGTGCTGATTGTGAAACAGATCATTGAACATGTTCATTGTGAGAAATTGg ttttagaTAACCAGGCTAATGTTGAAATATTACAAGATCTAATATTAGGGCAAGTTGAGGTCCAGGAATGCCAAGAGCTGCTTGACTCCAGTTTATTCTTGCCAGTAGAGCATATTGAAG GGTCCCTGACCATGCTGACTGACCCTCCCAATTCAAGTGTTAATGACTTCATGGGTGATTTGgcttatgatcatgatgatgccAATAAAAATGATATGACAG AATCACAGACCATTCCTACTGATCATCCTAATTCTAGTGTTGAAACTGATGCCAACAATAATGATATTGATAGTATGCAAG ATCAACATAAAGAAGAGTCTGCAGAAGAGTACAGTTCTGAAACAGATTTCCTACAAACTCCAA agagAATTCGCAGCAATTCTTCGGGCAAATTTGAAATGAAGCTGTCTGGTACCCCAACACAGCTGTTGAGAAGAAAAAGGGACCGGGAAAGGAAGCAGCTGAACAAAGGGCTTTCTTTGTTTGATAAGATGGCCAAATTTGCCAATGCAAACGAAGAAGATACAACTTATTTTGTCATGTTCAAGAAGGGGCAGGAGGTTCATTTTTGTGGATCTAAAGAGTACGTAGCAAAGTTTAAAAACAATGAAGCTCTGAATGAATTTAGTGAGGCAATGATTGAGACAAGAGAGGAGCCTCTGCTGAGGAAAATAAACATAGCTGCGGCAAAAAAAAAAGCTGTCAAACCCTCTCCCTCAAAAGGAAATGGAAATATGTCATTCCTTCCTGGATTAAatctacagttacaccaaaaagaGGTTTTAAAAGCAACAACACCCACTGGACAAGAAGAATCAATTGCAATTAACCAAGACACAATTGTTAATCTAAAGTCAAGAATTTTTGTACGACAGAGGAGGAAAAACCCTAATGACAGATGCAAAGAAATGGTagaaaacaacattgaaaatgaaatgccCACTAAAAAGGGAAAAGGTAGGGGAAGGGGAAGGGGAAGGgctaaataa
- the LOC143064857 gene encoding uncharacterized protein LOC143064857 isoform X3, translating to MILIYWKIVIMMVLIVKQIIEHVHCEKLVLDNQANVEILQDLILGQVEVQECQELLDSSLFLPVEHIEESQTIPTDHPNSSVETDANNNDIDSMQDQHKEESAEEYSSETDFLQTPKRIRSNSSGKFEMKLSGTPTQLLRRKRDRERKQLNKGLSLFDKMAKFANANEEDTTYFVMFKKGQEVHFCGSKEYVAKFKNNEALNEFSEAMIETREEPLLRKINIAAAKKKAVKPSPSKGNGNMSFLPGLNLQLHQKEVLKATTPTGQEESIAINQDTIVNLKSRIFVRQRRKNPNDRCKEMVENNIENEMPTKKGKGRGRGRGRAK from the exons ATGATATTGATATATTGGAAGATTGTGATCATGATGGTGCTGATTGTGAAACAGATCATTGAACATGTTCATTGTGAGAAATTGg ttttagaTAACCAGGCTAATGTTGAAATATTACAAGATCTAATATTAGGGCAAGTTGAGGTCCAGGAATGCCAAGAGCTGCTTGACTCCAGTTTATTCTTGCCAGTAGAGCATATTGAAG AATCACAGACCATTCCTACTGATCATCCTAATTCTAGTGTTGAAACTGATGCCAACAATAATGATATTGATAGTATGCAAG ATCAACATAAAGAAGAGTCTGCAGAAGAGTACAGTTCTGAAACAGATTTCCTACAAACTCCAA agagAATTCGCAGCAATTCTTCGGGCAAATTTGAAATGAAGCTGTCTGGTACCCCAACACAGCTGTTGAGAAGAAAAAGGGACCGGGAAAGGAAGCAGCTGAACAAAGGGCTTTCTTTGTTTGATAAGATGGCCAAATTTGCCAATGCAAACGAAGAAGATACAACTTATTTTGTCATGTTCAAGAAGGGGCAGGAGGTTCATTTTTGTGGATCTAAAGAGTACGTAGCAAAGTTTAAAAACAATGAAGCTCTGAATGAATTTAGTGAGGCAATGATTGAGACAAGAGAGGAGCCTCTGCTGAGGAAAATAAACATAGCTGCGGCAAAAAAAAAAGCTGTCAAACCCTCTCCCTCAAAAGGAAATGGAAATATGTCATTCCTTCCTGGATTAAatctacagttacaccaaaaagaGGTTTTAAAAGCAACAACACCCACTGGACAAGAAGAATCAATTGCAATTAACCAAGACACAATTGTTAATCTAAAGTCAAGAATTTTTGTACGACAGAGGAGGAAAAACCCTAATGACAGATGCAAAGAAATGGTagaaaacaacattgaaaatgaaatgccCACTAAAAAGGGAAAAGGTAGGGGAAGGGGAAGGGGAAGGgctaaataa